The Fuscovulum sp. sequence GATGAACAGCGCAGCCGTCAGCCCGAATGTTTTGAAATTCACCCAAGCCTCGGTCGACATCAGCCGCCACACCGCCTCATTCACCACCGCCAGGCCAAAGAAGAAAGCGCACAGCCGCCGGGTCAGGATCATCCACCCCTCAGGCTGCAAGGCCAGCGCCTCTTCCATCACGACCCGCAGATAGCTCTGCCCGCGCATCAGGCCAAAGCCCAGAATGCCCCCGAACAGCAGATAGATCATCGTGGGCTTCATCTTGAAGAACCGCTCGTCGTTCAACCAGACCGACAGCCCCCCGAACAGCACCACCAGCACCACCGTCGCCACCTGCATCTTCGACAGCTTGCCCGACAGCCACCACAAGATCCCTGTCGTGATCAGCATCAGCGGAATGAACAGCGCGGTCACCACGATGAACCCGTCATACTCCGCGCCACCAATCGTAAAGACCTGATCCTTCAGCTTCACGTAACCGGCGAAAAACAGCGCAATCGGCCCCAGTTCCAGCGCCAGCTTCAGCGCGGGATGAACCTTCTTTTCAGGTGTCGCATCGGACATGTCGTGTCGTATCCTTCCTTCGGCCTACCCGATCTGCACCAGAACTGCCCCCAGCGCAATCAACCCCATCAGCGCGCCCCGCAGCATGCCCACCTTTTCGCCCAGCACCGCCCAGCCAATCATGGCGGCAAAGACTGTCGATGTCTCGCGCAGCGCCGCCACCTCACCCACACGGCCCAGCCGCGTGGCCAGCATCACGCCGCCAAAGCTGACGAATGCCACCAGCGCCCCGATCACACCGCGCAGCACCAGCGGGCGCAACGGCGGCAACACCGCCCGCCCCCGCGCCAGCCGCACTGCCATCAACGTGGGGAAATCCACCGCCGTGATCAGGAAAAACCACGCCAGAAAGGTGAACGGGTCCGGCGTCAACCGGATGCCCCAGGCGTCATAGGTTGTATAGACCGCGACCAGCAGCCCCCCCGCCAACGCCCAACCCAGCCCGGCATAAAGCGCCCGCCGCCCGATCTGCACCCCCCGCAGGTTCACCACTGCCAGCATCAGGATCGCCCCCGACAGCAGCGCCACGCCCCCCCATTGCAACACACGGTAATGCTCGCCCAGAAACAGCGCGGCAAAGGCAAGCGTCACCAGCGGCCCCGTCCCCCGCACCACCGGATAAACCACCGTATAGGCCGCCCGCTCATAGGCCAGCGCCATGGTGAGCTTGTAGGCAAAGTGAATCCCCAACGCCCCCAGCAACACCAGCCACTCAAACCCCTGCGGCCAAGGCACCGCAAACAACGCCACCGGCGCGATCAGCAGGAAGATCCATACATCAATCGACGCCCGCGTGACCCAGGGGTCATGCTGCCCCTTCTGCAACGCGCCAAAGACCGCGTGGGCAAGCGCCGACATGAGCGCAAGGCACAGCGCCAGCGTCATGCCAGCAGGCGTGCCCGCAATGGAAAGCAGCCACTCCGTCACGCCGTCTCACGCGCGCCTTGCATCAGCCGTCCAGCCCCACCAGAGCCTTGGCGAAATCCTCCGGATCAAAAGGCGACAGATCGTCGATCTGCTCGCCCACCCCGATGGCATGGATGGGCAGGCCGAACTTGTCGGCCAGCGCGACCAGCACGCCGCCCTTCGCGGTGCCGTCCAGCTTGGTCATCACCAGCCCGGTCACATCCGCAATCTTGCGGAAAATCTCCACCTGAGAAATTGCGTTCTGCCCCGTCGTCGCATCCAGAACGAGCAGAGTGTTATGCGGCGCGGTGGCATCCACCTTTCGGATCACCCGCACGATCTTGGCCAGTTCTTCCATCAGATCCTGCCGGTTCTGCAACCGCCCCGCCGTGTCGATCAACAACAGGTCCGCCCCCTGCGCCTGCGCGCGGGTCAAGGCATCAAAAGCCAGCGAGGCTGGGTCCGATCCCTCCGGCGCAGTCAGCACAGGCACACCCGCCCGCTGTCCCCAGATCTGCAACTGTTCCACCGCCGCTGCGCGGAACGTGTCGCCCGCCGCGATCACCACCGTCTTACCCGCCGCCTTGAACTGGCTGGCCAGCTTGCCAATGGTCGTGGTCTTGCCCGACCCGTTCACACCCACCACCAGCACGACCTGCGGCCGCTTGGGGTAAATCGGCAGGGGCCGCGCCACGGGTTCCATGATCCGCGTCACTTCATCCGCCAGCGCGCCCTTCAACTCGCGGGTCGAAACCCGCTTGCCGAACCGCCCCTCGGCGATATTGGCCGTCACCCGCATCGCGGTATCCACGCCCATATCGGCCTGGATCAACACCTCTTCCAGACTTTCCAGCATGGCATCATCAACCAGCCGCCGCGGCTCTTCCACCGCCGCCCCGCCGCCGAAAAGACGCCCCAACAACCCCGGCTTCGGCTCAGCCTTCACTTCGGCCTTCGGCTCAACCGCCGGCTCCGGCGCGACGGCCAGAGCAGGGACAGGGGCCGCGACGGGGCCCGCCGCAGGGGCCCCCGCCGGCTTGGCCGCCACCGGCTCAGGGGTCTCTGGCGGGGCCGCATCCTCGGCGACCAGCGCCTCCAGCCCCTCCCCGATCTTGTCCGAAGACCGGAACATCTTGTCGCGCAGTTTCTTGAAGAAGGACATGCCGCCCCTTTCCGCCAATGGCCTTACCGTCACCTAATCCCTTCCACACCGCAACGGAAGGCCCGACCGATGCCGACGCGTCCCCCAAACCCCAAAGCCCCTGCCCTTTCCTCCCACAACACCACCGGCAAGGGCCCCCCCGCCCCAACACCCGCGCCCGAAAAGACATCCACCCGCCCCCGCACCGCCCCCCGCTATCCGCGCCCGGCAAAACCGCGCGCATCACCCTCCCGCCCCCTGCCATTTCACCTTGGCCCAAATACCCATGCAACAGTGTCCATGCAGGCCAACAGCTTCAGAAAACGGATCACTCTCCTGCCTCACCACCCCCCCGACGATGCAGGATCAGTGACACCACCCTCACCCCTCTCCCCTGCCATCTCACCTTGGCCAAAATACCCATCCAACCGTTCCAACAGACCCACCGCTGCGACAAAGGCGACCGATCCCGCCCCCGTGACGCAAGCCCGCGCCCCTGCTATCCTTGCTCAGTGATGAGTAAAGCCGCCCCCCGTCCCCCCCTCCCCATGACCGCCTTTGCCGCGGCAACCCTCGCGCCACTGCCACTCCTGGCCTTGGGGGCAGCTTCGGGCAGCGCTTGGCTCTGGGCCGCGCTTATCTACATGGGCCTGCTGTCGATCCTGCTTGATCAGATCCTCCCCCTCGTGGACTCCGCCCCCGAAGACGGCACAGAATTCCCCGCCGCCGACAGCCTTCTCCTGCTTCTCGGTCTCATCGCCCTCGCATTGCCGCCGCTCGCCACCGCCGGGGCCACCAGCGACAGTCTGACACTACCGGAAAAAGCCGCCCTCCTCCTCGCCACGGGCCTCTGGCTGGGCCAGATCGCCCACCCCACCGCGCATGAGCTCATCCACCGCCCGGCCCGCCGCCACGTCCGTCTGGGCATCCTCGTCTATGCCTGGATGCTGATCGGCCATCATACCTCCAGCCACCGCCTCGTACATCACCGCCATGTCGCCACAGCGCAGGACCCCGCCACCGCACGCCGGGGGATGGGCTTCTGGCGCTATCTGCCCCGCGCCTCGATAGGCGCGTTCCGCGCGGGCCTTGCCGCCGAAGGTGATCTGCGCCGTCGCAGCCCGCAGCCGGGCCTGCACCCCTATGCCCGCTACGCCCTGCTGTCTGCCGCCGCCCTCACCCTTGCCCTTTTGATCGGGGGCCCCGCGGGCCTGCTCCTCTGGCTGGCCCTCGCCGCCCATGCGCAACTCCAGATCCACCTGTCGGATTATGTGCAGCATTACGGCTTGACCCGCAGCATCGGCCCCGATGGCCGCCCCGAACCCGTCAACGCCCGCCATTCCTGGAACACCGCGCATTGGTTCTCCTCGGCGTTGCTTCTGAACGCACCACGCCATTCGGACCATCACAGCAACCCCTCACGCCCCTACCCCGCCCTGCGCCTGCCCGAAGAGGCACCGCGCCTGCCCTGGCCCCTGCCCTTGGCCTGCACCATCGCACTCTTCCCCCCGCTCTGGCATCGCCTGATGAAACCCCAACTCGCCCGTTGGGCCACGCTGCAGACGCCAACACAGCCGTGACTGGCCAAACGGCCGCCATTCTGGCATGGTCCCGCCATCTGACCGGAGCCGACATGCGCCTTGCCACCCTGACCTTTTGCCTTGCCCTCGCCGCACCTGCGCTGGCCGAAACTGTGTTTCAAGTCGCCGACGCCCCCCTCAGCGCTGCCGAGTTTGAGGCCTATGCCACAGGCAAGACCCTTTCCTATGCACAGGACGGCGTGGTCTGGGGGTCCGAACAATACCTGTCAGACCGCCGCGTGATCTGGGCCTTCACCGAAGATGAATGCCAATACGGCCACTGGTTCGAAGATCAGGGCAATATCTGCTTTCTCTATGAAAGCGACCTGCAACCGCAATGCTGGCGCTTCTTTCGCGAAGACAGCGGATTGCGCGCCATCTTCATGGGGGCCGATGGCGGCACCTCGCTGTCCGAAGTGGGCCAAAGCGACCAACCGCTCAGCTGCCCCGGCCCGGATGTCGGCGTCTGACAGGATCAAATTTATTCGAAGAAATTTGCAAAAATCTTCCAAGATTTTTGCCTCCCCATCCCGCCTTTAGAACAAACTCCCCTGCTCCGGCCCGCTATCCGCCTTCCGCGCCCGCGCCTTGCCGCCCAGCGCCAGCCGCCCATCGGCGAACTCGATCTCCAGCGCCGCCGCCTTCTCCGCTCCCGCCTTGGTGGTGACCACCGCGCCATCGCCGCGCACCACCGCATAGCCGCGCCGCAGCGTCTCGGCATAGCCCAGCGTCACCCGCGTCCGGTCCAATGCCTCCAACCGCTGTGAAAGCCGCTCGAACCGCGCCAAAGGTGCCGCCTCCAGCCGCGCCGCCAGCGGCACCAGCTTGTCACGGCCCTCCCGCGTGGTCCGCTCCGCGCCCGCAATCACCCGCGCCAGCGCAGGCTGCAACCGTTCGCCCAGCACCTGCACCCGCGCCTTCACCCGCTCCATCGGTCGCTCTAGCGCGATCTCCAATCCCCGCGCGCGCTCGCCCAGATCGCGCCGCCGATGCGCCACCAGCCCGAGCAGCAGTTCCGGCCGCACCAATCCCGCCCGCGCCTCATAAACCTGCCGCTTGCGCGCCGCCGCCATGCCAAGCCCGGCACCCAGCCGCCCGCCCCACAGGTCCAGCCGCTGCGCCGCCGTTTGCGTCAACACCTCCGGCCGCGGCAAGGCACGCGCCAGATCGCGCAATCGCTGCCCACGCATCCCCACACCGGTGACAGCCGCCCGCACCGCCCGCGCGCCCAAACCATCCACCGCCGCCAGCAGTTCCAGCCGCACCGGCACCGCCATTTCTGCCGCCGCCGTGGGCGTCGGAGCGCGCCGGTCGGCGGCAAAGTCGATCAGCGTCGTATCTGTCTCATGCCCCACGGCGGAAATCAGCGGGATATCTGACGCCGCCGCCGCCCGCACCACGATCTCCTCGTTGAACCCCCAAAGGTCCTCCAGCGATCCGCCACCCCGCGCCACGATGATCAGGTCCGGGCGCGGCACCGGCCCGCCGGGTGCAATCGCGTTGAACCCCCGGATTGCGGCGGCCACTTCCGGCGCACAGGCCTGCCCCTGCACCGCCACGGGCCAGATCAGCACATGGCGCGGAAACCGGTCCCGCAACCGATGCAGGATATCCCGGATCACCGCACCCGACGGCGACGTGACAACCCCGATCACCCCCGGCAGAAACGGAATCGCCTTCTTGCGCTCCGCATCGAACAACCCCTCCGCCGCCAGCGCAGCGCGGCGCTTTTCCAGCATCGCCATCAGCGCGCCCGCGCCCGCCGGGGCGACATCCTCGACGATCAGCTGGTATTTCGACTGCCCCGGAAAGGTGGTCATTCGCCCGGTGGCAACCACTTCCATCCCCTCCTCGGGGCGGACCTGCATCTTCGCCACCTGCCCCTTCCAGGAAATGGCGGCAATCACGCTGCGATCATCTTTCAGGTCGAAATACAGATGCCCCGAGGCAGGCCGCGACACGCGCCCCACCTCGCCCCGCACGCGCACCAGCCCGAACTCCCCCTCGATCACCCGCTTCACCGCACCGGAAAGCTCCGACACGGTATATTCCGGCTGATTGCCCTGCGGGGCGGGGGCGTCTTCGAACAGGTCCATATGCGTCTCCATGACTGGCCGAAAGGATAAGCCCCGCCGCCAGCAAGGAAAACCACAAAGCGGTTTCTGACGCAGAAACCGCGCCGGAATTTGCCGCAAATTCCGCCCGCACCCAGCGCGACGCCCACGCCCGATTTCTGCGTGCAGAAATCGTCGCGAAATCTGCGTCAGATTTCGCCCCCGCCTACCACTCAGCTTGCACCCCTCCCCCCTCCGACCGTATAGCCGCAGCCAAGCAGCAGAGGGAGCGCAGCCATGAACATCCTCATCCTTGGCTCCGGTGGCCGCGAACACGCTCTCGCCTGGGCGGTCAAGCAGAACCCCAAAACCGACCGCCTCATCGTCGCCCCCGGCAATGCGGGCATCGCCCAACTCGCTGAATGCGCGGATATCGACATCCTGTCGGGCCAGACAGTCGTCACCTTCTGCGAAGAGAACGCCATCGACTTCGTCATCGTCGGCCCCGAAGCCCCCCTCGCCGCTGGCGTGGCTGATGCCACCCGCGCCGCAGGTCTCCTGACTTTCGGTCCCTCGGCCGAGGCCGCAAAGCTCGAAGCCTCCAAATCCTTCACCAAGGAAATCTGCGACGCCTGCGCCGCCCCCACCGCCGCCTATGCCCGCTTCACCGAAGCCGCCCCCGCCCGCGCCTATGTGCAGGCCCAAGGCGCCCCTATTGTGGTCAAGGCCGACGGCCTCGCCGCGGGCAAGGGCGTCATCGTGGCAATGACGGTGGACGAAGCCCTCGCCGCGATCGACGACATGTTCGGTGGCGAATTCGGTGCCGCCGGGGCCGAAGTGGTGATCGAGGAGTTTATGACAGGCGAAGAAGCCTCGTTCTTCATCCTCACCGATGGCACCCACGCCCTGCCCATCGGCACCGCGCAGGATCACAAGCGGGTGGGCGACGGCGACACAGGCCCCAACACGGGCGGCATGGGCGCCTATTCCCCCGCCCCCGTCTTGTCCGACGCCATCGCAGCCCGCGCGATGGAGGAAATCGTTCTTCCCACCATCCGCGAAATGGCCCGGCGCGGCACGCCTTATCAGGGCGTTCTCTACGCCGGTCTGATGATCGAAAACGGCCAAGGCCGTCTTGTCGAATACAACGCCCGCTTTGGCGATCCGGAATGTCAGGTCCTGATGATGCGCCTTGGCGCGCAGGCGCTCGACCTGCTGCTCGCCTGCGCCGAAGGCCGCCTCGATCAGGCCCGCGTCAACTGGGCCGATGACCACGCCCTCACCGTGGTCATGGCCGCCAAGGGCTATCCGGGCAGCTATACCAAAGGGTCCGTCATCAAAGGCCTCGACGCCCTGCCCGAAACCTCGTCGCAGATGGTCTTCCACGCCGGAACCACCGCACGGGACGGCCAGATCACCGCCACCGGCGGCCGCGTCCTCAACGTCACCGCCCGCGGGACCACGCTGGCCGAGGCGCAGCAGAAAGCCTACGCCATGGTCGATGCCATCGACTGGTCTGAGGGCTTCTGCCGCCGCGATATCGGCTGGCGGGCGCTTTAGAACAGCGCCAGCTGATCCCCCGGCAAAACCGGGGGCCGGAACAGATCGCAGCGCAAGGGCGGCAAGGCCTGCGCGAGGCCCAGCCGCGCCACCGCCTTGTCGAACCGCTGCGCGATCAGGCCCGCAAACAGCCCCTCGCCGCGCATTCGCTTGCCCCATTCGGCATCGTAATCCTTGCCGCCCCGCGCCTCGCGCACCCGCGCCATCACCTTGGCCGCACGCCCGGGTTCCGCCGCCTCCAGCCAGTCGCGCCACAGCCCCGCCACTTCCAGCGGCAGGCGCAGCATGATCCACGTCGCCCCCACTGCGCCTGCCTCCCGCGCCGCAGCCAATATCCCTTCCATCTCGTGATCCGTCAGACCGGGGATGACCGGCGCCACCATCACCCGCACCGGCACCCCCGCCGCACTCAGCCGCCGGATCACCTCCAGCCGCCGCGCGGGCAGCGCCGCCCGCGGCTCCATCCGCCGCGACAGACCTGCATCCAGAGTGGTGATCGACACCCCCACCCGCAGCAACCCCTTCGCCGCCATCGGCGCCAACAGATCCAGATCGCGCTCGATCAGCGTCCCCTTGGTGGTGATTGCCAGCGGATGATCACAACCCGCCAACACCTCCACCACCTCGCGCATGACGCGGTATTCCGCCTCACAAGGCTGATACGGGTCGGTATTCGTGCCAATAGCCACGGTCGCACAGCGATACGCCTTCGCCCGCAACTCCCGCGCCAACACCGCCCCGATCCCCGGCCGCGCAATCAGCCGCGTCTCGAAATCCAGCCCCGGCGACAGGTTCAGAAAGGCATGCGTCGGCCGCGCAAAACAATACACACAGCCATGCTCGCAGCCCCGATACGGGTTGACCGACCGATCAAACGGCAGATCGGGCGACCGGTTGTAACTCAGGGCCGACCGCGCCCGCTCCACCCGCACCTCGGTACGAACCAGATGCTCCTCCACCGGCTCCCACCCATCGGCGAACCCGGCGAGGTCATGCGCCTCGAACCGCCCTGCCGCATTCGACAGCACACCCCGCGCCCGCACCCTGCGCCCCGGCAACATCCCATCCGCCTTCTCCATACCGCCAAACTAGAACAAAACAGAAACATATGTCACGCCTATTTCACCGCTTACCCATTGGCGACCCCTTGCTGTCGGCTTTCATTCGGGGCATGTCGCTATCCGATAAGTCTGCATGCCGCTTTCGGATCATGCAGACTGTGACTGCATACCCCAAAGGGAACGCCACCATGGCCGACGAAGACGAGATCATCCTTTCCGAACTCTCCGACGACGAACTTGTCCTGCAAATGCATGACGACCTCTACGATGGCCTGAAGGAAGAGATCGAGGAAGGCGTCAACATCCTCATCGCCCGTGGCTGGACCCCTTATGATGTCCTGACCAAGGCCCTCGTCGCCGGGATGACGATCGTTGGCGCCGACTTCCGCGATGGCATCCTCTTCGTGCCCGAAGTGCTCTTGGCCGCAAACGCCATGAAGGCCGGGATGTTCATCCTCAAGCCGCTTCTGGTGGAAACCGGCGCGCCGCGCATGGGCAAGATGGTCATCGGCACCGTCAAGGGCGACATCCACGACATCGGCAAGAACCTTGTCGCCATGATGATGGAAGGCGCGGGCTTCGAAGTGCTCGACCTCGGCATCAACAACTCGGTCGAAAAGTACCTTGAGGCGCTGGAAGCTGAAAAGCCCGATATCCTCGGCATGTCGGCCCTGCTGACCACGACCATGCCCTACATGAAAGTCGTGATCGACACGATGAAGGAAAAAGGCCTGCGCGAGGATTACATCGTCCTCGTCGGTGGCGCACCGCTGAACGAAGAATTCGGCAAGGCTATCGGCGCCGATGCCTATTGCCGCGATGCCGCCGTTGCGGTGGAAACCGCCAAGCAATTCGTAGCCCGCAAGCACAACCAGATCGGCGCCTGATGCGCCTCTCCCTCCCCCGCCACGCGGGGGAGGGTCGGAGTGGGGGGGAACGTTCACGCCCTCCCCCTCATCACCCTTCCGCGACAGGCCCTTGGCTTTCCGCCTTCACAGCGCCATCTTGATCGGGAAAGGATGCCGCCCATGATGCCGCTCACCCATTTCCTTGCCCTCCTCACCTTCGTGATCCTCGCCGCCGGGGCGACCATCGGCCTTGCCGTCTGGGCTGACCTGCCGCTTGTGGCCTTGGGCCTTGCCGCGCTGGCTGGCAGCCTGATCCTCGGCGCACGGCAATGGCGCTGATCGGCGACACCGCCCCCCTCGACGACACCACCCTCACCGAACAGGGCCTCGCGCCACAGGCGCAGGGCCGCGTCCTTCTCATCGCCTGCGGCGCGCTGGCGCATGAGATTCTGGCCCTGAAAAAAACCAACGGCTGGGACCACCTCGATCTGCAATGCCTGCCCGCCAACCTGCATCTCTGGCCCGACCGCATCCCCGCCGCAGTTGAAACCGCCGTCACCCAGCACCGTGCCGACTATGACGATATCTTCATCGTCTACGCCGATTGCGGCACCGGCGGCCTCTTGCAGCAAAAGTGCAAGGATCTGGGCGTCGACATGGTCGCAGGCCCGCATTGTTATTCGTTTTTTGAAGGCAACGCCGTCTTTGCGGAAAAGGCGGAAACCGAATTCACCGCCTTCTACCTGACCGATTTCCTCGTCCGCCAGTTCGATGCCTTTGTCTGGCGGCCCATGGGCCTCGACCGGCACCCCGAACTGCGCGACATGTATTTCGGCAATTATACCAAGCTCGTCTATCAGGCCCAGCTTGACGATCCCGCGCTCGATGCCAAGGCCCGCGACTGCGCCGCCCGCCTCGGCCTCGCCTATGAGCGGAGATTGACCGGTTACGGCGATCTTGCCACAAGCCTCGCCCGCGTGGCTGGCACCTGACGCCCGCCTCCCCTATCCTGCGCGGCAAAGCAGGATGGCAAAAGCAGAATGGGCAGATGACAGCCGAAGATTTCCCCCGCGCCTTTGCCACCGCCTTCTCATCCCAGGATGCCGCCACCCTCGCCGCGATGATGGAGGAAGGCGCCGATCTCATCACCCCCACGGGTCAGCACGCCGAAGGCCGCCCTGCCATCGAAGCCGCCCTCGCGGCCGAATTCGCCGGTGTCTTTCGCAATGCCAGATTGGTGAAGGGCAAGCTGCGCCTGCGCGCCCTCGGCCCCGGTGCGGCGCTCATCACGCAACGCTAT is a genomic window containing:
- a CDS encoding B12-binding domain-containing protein, which encodes MADEDEIILSELSDDELVLQMHDDLYDGLKEEIEEGVNILIARGWTPYDVLTKALVAGMTIVGADFRDGILFVPEVLLAANAMKAGMFILKPLLVETGAPRMGKMVIGTVKGDIHDIGKNLVAMMMEGAGFEVLDLGINNSVEKYLEALEAEKPDILGMSALLTTTMPYMKVVIDTMKEKGLREDYIVLVGGAPLNEEFGKAIGADAYCRDAAVAVETAKQFVARKHNQIGA
- the ftsY gene encoding signal recognition particle-docking protein FtsY — encoded protein: MSFFKKLRDKMFRSSDKIGEGLEALVAEDAAPPETPEPVAAKPAGAPAAGPVAAPVPALAVAPEPAVEPKAEVKAEPKPGLLGRLFGGGAAVEEPRRLVDDAMLESLEEVLIQADMGVDTAMRVTANIAEGRFGKRVSTRELKGALADEVTRIMEPVARPLPIYPKRPQVVLVVGVNGSGKTTTIGKLASQFKAAGKTVVIAAGDTFRAAAVEQLQIWGQRAGVPVLTAPEGSDPASLAFDALTRAQAQGADLLLIDTAGRLQNRQDLMEELAKIVRVIRKVDATAPHNTLLVLDATTGQNAISQVEIFRKIADVTGLVMTKLDGTAKGGVLVALADKFGLPIHAIGVGEQIDDLSPFDPEDFAKALVGLDG
- a CDS encoding DUF1638 domain-containing protein; amino-acid sequence: MALIGDTAPLDDTTLTEQGLAPQAQGRVLLIACGALAHEILALKKTNGWDHLDLQCLPANLHLWPDRIPAAVETAVTQHRADYDDIFIVYADCGTGGLLQQKCKDLGVDMVAGPHCYSFFEGNAVFAEKAETEFTAFYLTDFLVRQFDAFVWRPMGLDRHPELRDMYFGNYTKLVYQAQLDDPALDAKARDCAARLGLAYERRLTGYGDLATSLARVAGT
- the purD gene encoding phosphoribosylamine--glycine ligase, producing MNILILGSGGREHALAWAVKQNPKTDRLIVAPGNAGIAQLAECADIDILSGQTVVTFCEENAIDFVIVGPEAPLAAGVADATRAAGLLTFGPSAEAAKLEASKSFTKEICDACAAPTAAYARFTEAAPARAYVQAQGAPIVVKADGLAAGKGVIVAMTVDEALAAIDDMFGGEFGAAGAEVVIEEFMTGEEASFFILTDGTHALPIGTAQDHKRVGDGDTGPNTGGMGAYSPAPVLSDAIAARAMEEIVLPTIREMARRGTPYQGVLYAGLMIENGQGRLVEYNARFGDPECQVLMMRLGAQALDLLLACAEGRLDQARVNWADDHALTVVMAAKGYPGSYTKGSVIKGLDALPETSSQMVFHAGTTARDGQITATGGRVLNVTARGTTLAEAQQKAYAMVDAIDWSEGFCRRDIGWRAL
- a CDS encoding alkane 1-monooxygenase, with the protein product MTAFAAATLAPLPLLALGAASGSAWLWAALIYMGLLSILLDQILPLVDSAPEDGTEFPAADSLLLLLGLIALALPPLATAGATSDSLTLPEKAALLLATGLWLGQIAHPTAHELIHRPARRHVRLGILVYAWMLIGHHTSSHRLVHHRHVATAQDPATARRGMGFWRYLPRASIGAFRAGLAAEGDLRRRSPQPGLHPYARYALLSAAALTLALLIGGPAGLLLWLALAAHAQLQIHLSDYVQHYGLTRSIGPDGRPEPVNARHSWNTAHWFSSALLLNAPRHSDHHSNPSRPYPALRLPEEAPRLPWPLPLACTIALFPPLWHRLMKPQLARWATLQTPTQP
- a CDS encoding SgcJ/EcaC family oxidoreductase; translated protein: MTAEDFPRAFATAFSSQDAATLAAMMEEGADLITPTGQHAEGRPAIEAALAAEFAGVFRNARLVKGKLRLRALGPGAALITQRYVVTGAQNESGADLPRCALVLTATLAATPTGWQALAAQLSVLAD
- a CDS encoding PA0069 family radical SAM protein; this translates as MLPGRRVRARGVLSNAAGRFEAHDLAGFADGWEPVEEHLVRTEVRVERARSALSYNRSPDLPFDRSVNPYRGCEHGCVYCFARPTHAFLNLSPGLDFETRLIARPGIGAVLARELRAKAYRCATVAIGTNTDPYQPCEAEYRVMREVVEVLAGCDHPLAITTKGTLIERDLDLLAPMAAKGLLRVGVSITTLDAGLSRRMEPRAALPARRLEVIRRLSAAGVPVRVMVAPVIPGLTDHEMEGILAAAREAGAVGATWIMLRLPLEVAGLWRDWLEAAEPGRAAKVMARVREARGGKDYDAEWGKRMRGEGLFAGLIAQRFDKAVARLGLAQALPPLRCDLFRPPVLPGDQLALF
- a CDS encoding DMT family transporter, with the protein product MTEWLLSIAGTPAGMTLALCLALMSALAHAVFGALQKGQHDPWVTRASIDVWIFLLIAPVALFAVPWPQGFEWLVLLGALGIHFAYKLTMALAYERAAYTVVYPVVRGTGPLVTLAFAALFLGEHYRVLQWGGVALLSGAILMLAVVNLRGVQIGRRALYAGLGWALAGGLLVAVYTTYDAWGIRLTPDPFTFLAWFFLITAVDFPTLMAVRLARGRAVLPPLRPLVLRGVIGALVAFVSFGGVMLATRLGRVGEVAALRETSTVFAAMIGWAVLGEKVGMLRGALMGLIALGAVLVQIG
- the xseA gene encoding exodeoxyribonuclease VII large subunit; protein product: MDLFEDAPAPQGNQPEYTVSELSGAVKRVIEGEFGLVRVRGEVGRVSRPASGHLYFDLKDDRSVIAAISWKGQVAKMQVRPEEGMEVVATGRMTTFPGQSKYQLIVEDVAPAGAGALMAMLEKRRAALAAEGLFDAERKKAIPFLPGVIGVVTSPSGAVIRDILHRLRDRFPRHVLIWPVAVQGQACAPEVAAAIRGFNAIAPGGPVPRPDLIIVARGGGSLEDLWGFNEEIVVRAAAASDIPLISAVGHETDTTLIDFAADRRAPTPTAAAEMAVPVRLELLAAVDGLGARAVRAAVTGVGMRGQRLRDLARALPRPEVLTQTAAQRLDLWGGRLGAGLGMAAARKRQVYEARAGLVRPELLLGLVAHRRRDLGERARGLEIALERPMERVKARVQVLGERLQPALARVIAGAERTTREGRDKLVPLAARLEAAPLARFERLSQRLEALDRTRVTLGYAETLRRGYAVVRGDGAVVTTKAGAEKAAALEIEFADGRLALGGKARARKADSGPEQGSLF
- a CDS encoding inner membrane-spanning protein YciB — its product is MSDATPEKKVHPALKLALELGPIALFFAGYVKLKDQVFTIGGAEYDGFIVVTALFIPLMLITTGILWWLSGKLSKMQVATVVLVVLFGGLSVWLNDERFFKMKPTMIYLLFGGILGFGLMRGQSYLRVVMEEALALQPEGWMILTRRLCAFFFGLAVVNEAVWRLMSTEAWVNFKTFGLTAALFIFFMTQGGLLSRYGIEKDEDKAG